In bacterium, the following are encoded in one genomic region:
- a CDS encoding biotin/lipoyl-containing protein produces the protein MREVVLVVGGAVVRCSVDRQQDQFVVRVNGITHHLHLLDAEHGLFHLSSAGRAQIVRTARGETRNFLHIDGHTLEYQRSATAGAPGSGSRAVTPDILAAPMPGAVTQVLVKTGDRVVRGQPLVIIEAMKMEHVIRAHRAGSIRAVHARAGDQIDGGVGVVEMMENVDEAPR, from the coding sequence GTGCGTGAAGTCGTCCTCGTCGTGGGGGGCGCGGTGGTGCGATGCTCGGTCGACCGCCAACAGGACCAGTTCGTGGTGCGCGTCAACGGGATCACCCACCATCTCCACCTCCTCGACGCGGAGCACGGCCTGTTCCATCTATCGAGCGCGGGGCGCGCGCAGATCGTCCGGACTGCACGCGGGGAAACCAGAAATTTCCTCCATATCGACGGGCACACCCTGGAGTACCAACGTTCGGCCACCGCGGGGGCCCCTGGATCTGGCTCGCGCGCGGTCACGCCCGACATCCTCGCCGCCCCGATGCCCGGCGCCGTCACCCAGGTCCTGGTGAAGACCGGGGACCGCGTCGTGCGGGGGCAGCCGCTAGTGATTATCGAGGCGATGAAGATGGAGCATGTCATCCGCGCGCATCGGGCGGGCAGCATTCGGGCCGTTCATGCGCGCGCCGGCGACCAGATCGACGGTGGAGTCGGGGTGGTCGAGATGATGGAGAATGTGGATGAGGCTCCTCGATAA
- a CDS encoding hydroxymethylglutaryl-CoA lyase — protein sequence MRLLDKVPRKVRIVEVGPRDGLQNEPAVLPVDARLAFIEELAAAGLPVVEVGAFVRSDRVPQMAGTDEIFRRLPTGGSTVFSVLVPNTQGMVQAAQCGAREVAVFTAASEAFVRRNINMTIDESLRTFREVIAIAKPLECRVRGYVSTAWWCPYAGRVTGEDVRRVAVALYEMGCYEIALGDTIGAATPGEVIALFDLLSRDLPPDALAGHFHDTRGTALANVLGALECGIGTIDASAGGLGGCPFAPGASGNLATEDLLYMLHGMGIETGVDLPRVARASGRLAGFLDHPLRSRYLQGGSPEPTKG from the coding sequence ATGAGGCTCCTCGATAAGGTGCCGCGCAAGGTTCGCATCGTGGAAGTCGGGCCGCGCGACGGGCTGCAGAACGAGCCGGCCGTTCTGCCGGTGGACGCCAGGCTGGCGTTCATCGAGGAGCTTGCCGCGGCCGGCCTCCCTGTGGTGGAGGTGGGAGCGTTCGTCCGGTCCGACCGGGTGCCTCAGATGGCCGGCACCGATGAGATCTTCCGGCGGCTCCCCACTGGTGGGTCAACGGTATTCTCGGTATTGGTGCCCAATACGCAAGGCATGGTGCAGGCGGCTCAATGTGGCGCGCGTGAGGTCGCCGTGTTCACGGCCGCATCGGAAGCGTTCGTGCGCCGGAATATCAACATGACGATCGACGAGTCCCTCCGCACGTTTCGAGAGGTCATTGCAATCGCGAAGCCGTTGGAATGCCGGGTGCGGGGGTATGTGTCCACGGCGTGGTGGTGTCCGTATGCGGGCCGGGTCACGGGTGAGGACGTCCGGCGGGTTGCCGTCGCACTCTATGAGATGGGATGCTACGAGATCGCATTGGGCGACACGATCGGCGCTGCGACCCCTGGAGAGGTGATCGCCCTCTTCGACCTGCTCAGTCGCGACCTCCCCCCCGATGCCCTCGCCGGTCACTTCCACGACACCCGGGGCACGGCGCTGGCAAACGTCCTCGGAGCCCTGGAATGCGGTATCGGCACCATCGATGCCTCTGCGGGCGGCCTCGGAGGATGCCCGTTTGCGCCCGGAGCGTCGGGAAACCTCGCGACCGAGGACCTCCTCTATATGCTCCACGGGATGGGGATAGAAACCGGAGTGGATCTGCCAAGGGTCGCTCGGGCCTCCGGCCGCCTCGCCGGTTTCCTAGATCACCCGCTTCGATCCCGATATCTCCAAGGAGGTTCTCCGGAGCCTACCAAAGGCTGA